CGGACCGCCAGGGAGTACGCGGGAAGGGCGCCCTCTCCGCACAGAGGGCGCCCCAGGCGTGCCCGTCGAGCCGAGCCCTGATTACTTTGCGCGGTCGAAGTCGATCGCGCTGTACGCGCGCAGCTTGCTCAGCCGGTGCACGGAGTCGATCCGGCGGACCGTGCCGGACTTCGAGCGCATGACGATCGAGTCGGTCGTGGCGGTCTCGGAGCGGTAGCGCACCCCGCGCAGCAGCTCGCCGTCCGTGATGCCGGTGGCGACGAAGAAGACGTTCTCGCCGGAGACCAGGTCGTCCGTGGTCAGCACCCGGTCGAGGTCGTGGCCCGCGTCGAGGGCCCGCTGCCGCTCCTCGTCGTCCTTGGGCCACAGCTTGCCCTGAATCGTGCCGCCCAGACACTTCACGGCGCAGGCGGAGATGATGCCCTCGGGCGTACCGCCGATGCCGAGCAGCAGGTCGATGCCGGTGCCCTCGCGCAGCGCCAGGATCGAGCCGGCGACATCGCCGTCCGAGATCAGTTTGATGCGCGCGCCGGTCTCCCGGACCTCCTGGATGAGGCCCTCGTGGCGCGGCCGGTCGAGGATGACGACGGTGACGTCCTCGGGCGTGGACCGCTTGGCCTTGGCGACCCGGCGGATGTTCACCGACACGGGCGCGTCGATGTCGACGAAGTCGGCGGCCTCGGGGCCGGTGACCAGCTTGTCCATGTAGAAGACGGCGGACGGGTCGAACATCGTGCCCCGGTCGGCGGCGGCCAGCACCGCGATCGCGTTCGGCATGCCCTTCGCGGTGAGCGTGGTGCCGTCGATCGGGTCCACGGCGATGTCGCACTCCGCGCCGGTCCCGTCGCCGACCTGCTCCCCGTTGAAGAGCATCGGGGCCTCGTCCTTCTCCCCTTCGCCGATGACGACGACGCCGTTCATCGACACGGTGGAGACGAGGGTCCGCATGGCGCGTACCGCCGCGCCGTCGGCGCCGTTCTTGTCCCCGCGGCCGACCCAGCGGCCCGCGGCCATCGCGGCGGCTTCGGTGACCCGGACGAGTTCGAGGGCGAGGTTGCGGTCGGGAGCCTCGGAAGGAACTTCGAGCTCGGACGGCAAGTGATGATGATTCTCGGTCATCGGAGCGCACCTTTCTGATACGACGACGGCCGGATGAGGGTGTTCCCACGACTCTATCGTCGGGCAGACAAAATGAGCAGGGGGCCCCACGGATGAGCAGACCCCTGCACCTGCGACGATAGGGGCGTGGCAGGTACGAAAGGCAAGCAGAAGACGGTCCGGGACATGATCCTCTCCCTGGGCCTGATCGGGCTGATGGCGGGCGTCATCTACGTCTTCATCCCGCACGACGACCGCGCTCCCGACCTCAAGCGGGTGGACTACCGCGTCGAGCTGCTCACGGCGCGCCGTTCGGCAACCTACCCGGTGGCGGCACCCGAAGGCCTGCCCGACACCTGGAAGGCCACCTCGGTGCGCTTCGAGGGCGACAAGTTCGACGCCTGGCACCTCGGCTTCCAGGACCCCAGGGGTGAGTACGTGGCGATCGAGCAGTCGTCTCAGAAGGCGACCACGTTCATCGACGAGGCCAGCCAGGGCGCCCAGGAGACCAAGGTCACGCAGGACATCGGCGGACAGACCTGGCGGCGCTACACCGGCGGCCGCTACGACGCGCTCGTGCTCAAGGACAAGGGCTCCACGACCGTGGTGACCGGCACGGCGTCGTTCGCGCAGCTGACGAAGATGGCGGAGTCGCTGAAGACGAAGTGAGCGGTGGTACGCGAAGGGCCCCCGGCGCCATTGACGGGGGCCCTTCGCGTGGGGGAGAACGGACTCAGACCGTGGTGACGACCTCGTCGAACTCCAGACGGGGGGAGCGCGGGTACCAGGCGTCCTGGCCCGGCTTGCCGATGTTGACGACCATCAGCGGGGTGTGGTCGTCGTCCAGGAACTCCTTCTGGACGCCGGCGAGGTCCACACCGGTCATCGGGCCGGCGGCGAGGCCCGCGGCGCGGACGCCGATGATGAAGTAGGCGGCCTGGAGGGCGGCGTTCAGCAAGGCGGCGCTCTCGCGGGCCGGACGCTCGGCGAAGAAGGCGTCCTTGGCCTGCGGGAAATGCGGGAAGAGCTGCGGCAGCTCCTCGTGGAACTCGTTGTCCGCGGAGAGGATCGCGACCAGCGGGGCGGTGGCGGTCTTGGCCTGGTTGCCCTCGGCCATGTGCTGCACAAGGCGCTCACGGGCCTCGGGGGAGCGGACCAGGGTGATGCGCAGCGGGGTCTGGTTGAAGGCCGTCGGGCCGTACTTGACCAGGTCGTAGATCGCCTGCACCTGCTCGTCGGTCACCGGCTCGTCGGTGAAGGTGTTCGCGGTGCGGGCCTCGCGGAACAGCAGGTCCTGGGCGGCGGGGTCAAGGGCGAGGGACATGAGAACTCTCTCGGGACGTGCGGTCGATCCAGTGGGGGGATCGGCTTGCTGCATCCGACAGTAAAGGTAGAAAGTTCAAGCTTCAACCACGGTGAGGGTGTGGTGAGCGGCTTCACAGGGTGAGGGGACGGCACCCCGGACCGGGGCCCGCCGCCGGGTCACCGCGAACCCGCCGCGCCCTCGCCCTCTTCCTCCTCGGCCAGCGCCGCGTCCAGCCGCTTCCGGGCGCCCTCCAGCCACGTCCGGCACACCTTGGCCAGCTCCTCCCCGCGCTCCCACAGCGCCAGGGACTCCTCCAGCGTCGTACCTCCGGCCTCCAGGCGCCGTACGACCTCGATCAACTCGTCCCGTGCCTGCTCGTACCCGAGTGCCTCGTCCGTCTTGCTGGTCATGCGCCCACCCTAAGATCCCTGGTTGTCGACCCGTACCGTGAACTCACCCTCGGCGACGCGCGCCCGCAGGGGCTCGCCCGCCGTCACCTCGTCCGGTGTGCGGACGACATGCCCGTCGGCCTTCTGCAGCACCGCATACCCCCGCCGCAGCGTCGCGGCCGGCGACAGCGCCACTACGCGCGCGTGCGTGTGCGCGAGCTCCGACTCGGCGCGGCCGAGCAGATGCCCGAGCGTGCGCCGACCGCGGTCGACCAGCGCGGCGACCTGGTCGGCCCGTTCGTCGACCATGCGGTGCGGATCCTCTATGCACGGCCGGGCCAGCGCGTGCGCGAGCCCCCGCTCCTCGCGCTCGACGAACGCCTGGACGCACCGCCGCGCCCGGTCCCGCAGCTGCCGTACGCGCAGCAGCTCCTCGCCGACGTCCGGCACTACCTTCTTGGCGGCGTCGGTCGGGGTCGAGGCGCGCAGGTCGGCCACGTAGTCCAGCAGCGGATTGTCCGGCTCGTGGCCGATGGCCGACACGACGGGCGTACGACAGCCCGCCACCGCCCGGACGAGCTGCTCGTCGGAGAACGGCAGCAGGTCCTCCACGCTGCCGCCGCCCCGCGCCACGATGATCACGTCGACGTCGTCGAGCGCGTCCAGCTCCTTCACCGCCTGGACGACCTGGGGCACGGCGTGCACGCCCTGCACCGGGACGTTGCGCACCTCGAAGCGGACGGCGGGCCAGCGATGCCGCGCGTTCTCCAGCACGTCGCGCTCCGCGGCCGAGGCCCGGCCGCAGACGAGCCCGATGAGCTGCGGCAGGAAGGGCAGAGGCTTCTTGCGCTCGGGCGCGAACAGCCCCTCGGCGGCGAGGGACTTCTTCAACTGCTCCAGCCGCGCGAGCAGTTCACCGACGCCCACGGGCCGTATCTCGGCGGCCCGCAGCGACAGCTGCCCCCTCGGGGCGTACCACTCGGGCTTGGCGTGGACGACGACACGGGCGCCCTCGCTCACGACGTCGGCGACGGCGTCGAACACCTGGCGGTAGCAGGTGACGCGCAGAGAGATGTCGTACGACGGATCGCGCAGCGTCAGGAAGACGACGCCGGCGCCGGGCCGCCGCGACAACTCCGTGATCTGCCCCTCGACCCAGATGGCCCCGAGCCGGTCGATCCATCCCCCGATGAGCCGCGACACCTCACCGACGGGCAGCGGTGTCTCCGCGGACGTGTTCACAGCCATGCGCCCGAGAGTAACGGCCCGTACTGACAAAGCAGGGGGTCCGCGCAGGAGACCGCCAGGGCCGGAGCGGGCGGGGCCCGGCACTACG
The Streptomyces sp. CGMCC 4.7035 DNA segment above includes these coding regions:
- a CDS encoding DUF4245 domain-containing protein yields the protein MAGTKGKQKTVRDMILSLGLIGLMAGVIYVFIPHDDRAPDLKRVDYRVELLTARRSATYPVAAPEGLPDTWKATSVRFEGDKFDAWHLGFQDPRGEYVAIEQSSQKATTFIDEASQGAQETKVTQDIGGQTWRRYTGGRYDALVLKDKGSTTVVTGTASFAQLTKMAESLKTK
- the xseA gene encoding exodeoxyribonuclease VII large subunit, whose product is MAVNTSAETPLPVGEVSRLIGGWIDRLGAIWVEGQITELSRRPGAGVVFLTLRDPSYDISLRVTCYRQVFDAVADVVSEGARVVVHAKPEWYAPRGQLSLRAAEIRPVGVGELLARLEQLKKSLAAEGLFAPERKKPLPFLPQLIGLVCGRASAAERDVLENARHRWPAVRFEVRNVPVQGVHAVPQVVQAVKELDALDDVDVIIVARGGGSVEDLLPFSDEQLVRAVAGCRTPVVSAIGHEPDNPLLDYVADLRASTPTDAAKKVVPDVGEELLRVRQLRDRARRCVQAFVEREERGLAHALARPCIEDPHRMVDERADQVAALVDRGRRTLGHLLGRAESELAHTHARVVALSPAATLRRGYAVLQKADGHVVRTPDEVTAGEPLRARVAEGEFTVRVDNQGS
- a CDS encoding exodeoxyribonuclease VII small subunit, translating into MTSKTDEALGYEQARDELIEVVRRLEAGGTTLEESLALWERGEELAKVCRTWLEGARKRLDAALAEEEEGEGAAGSR
- a CDS encoding malonic semialdehyde reductase translates to MSLALDPAAQDLLFREARTANTFTDEPVTDEQVQAIYDLVKYGPTAFNQTPLRITLVRSPEARERLVQHMAEGNQAKTATAPLVAILSADNEFHEELPQLFPHFPQAKDAFFAERPARESAALLNAALQAAYFIIGVRAAGLAAGPMTGVDLAGVQKEFLDDDHTPLMVVNIGKPGQDAWYPRSPRLEFDEVVTTV
- the glpX gene encoding class II fructose-bisphosphatase; this translates as MTENHHHLPSELEVPSEAPDRNLALELVRVTEAAAMAAGRWVGRGDKNGADGAAVRAMRTLVSTVSMNGVVVIGEGEKDEAPMLFNGEQVGDGTGAECDIAVDPIDGTTLTAKGMPNAIAVLAAADRGTMFDPSAVFYMDKLVTGPEAADFVDIDAPVSVNIRRVAKAKRSTPEDVTVVILDRPRHEGLIQEVRETGARIKLISDGDVAGSILALREGTGIDLLLGIGGTPEGIISACAVKCLGGTIQGKLWPKDDEERQRALDAGHDLDRVLTTDDLVSGENVFFVATGITDGELLRGVRYRSETATTDSIVMRSKSGTVRRIDSVHRLSKLRAYSAIDFDRAK